The Dromaius novaehollandiae isolate bDroNov1 chromosome 5, bDroNov1.hap1, whole genome shotgun sequence genome window below encodes:
- the ASCL3 gene encoding achaete-scute homolog 3 yields MDGKSYCNFMDKLSICSDTQRIQLMRSFCADPVVTFHVYPETANQVTCSEDLSFLPFMPEHLITESFYSESCTFPYQLPHASYSRSEYSYGPAFIRKRNERERQRVKCVNEGYAKLRHHLPEEYLEKRLSKVETLRAAIKYISHLQSVLYSESAVPEKRIMEPSQAPKATNKQNQFLKTV; encoded by the coding sequence ATGGATGGCAAAAGCTACTGTAACTTCATGGACAAGTTGTCCATCTGTAGTGACACTCAGCGCATACAGCTGATGAGGTCTTTCTGTGCAGACCCCGTGGTTACATTTCATGTGTACCCAGAAACAGCAAACCAGGTCACTTGCTCTGAAGATTTGTCATTCCTTCCTTTCATGCCGGAGCATCTCATCACGGAGAGCTTCTACAGCGAGTCCTGCACCTTTCCCTATCAACTTCCCCATGCCAGTTACAGCAGAAGTGAGTACTCCTACGGGCCAGCTTTCATCAGAAAGAGGAATgaaagggaaaggcagagagTTAAATGTGTCAATGAAGGATATGCCAAACTGAGGCATCATCTACCTGAGGAATACTTAGAGAAACGACTCAGTAAAGTAGAGACACTCCGCGCTGCGATAAAATACATTAGCCACCTACAGTCTGTTCTGTACAGTGAATCTGCGGTGCCAGAAAAAAGGATCATGGAACCAAGCCAAGCACCCAAAGCAACTaacaaacaaaaccagttttTGAAGACTGTCTAA